Proteins encoded in a region of the Methyloterricola oryzae genome:
- the odhB gene encoding 2-oxoglutarate dehydrogenase complex dihydrolipoyllysine-residue succinyltransferase codes for MRIEVAVPNLPESVQDATVLQWHKRPGEKVGKGETLVELETDKVVLDVPAPDDGILAEVKCEKSAVVGAGAILALLDTALDAIASEMPPPMAPLQASPTPQAFAAAAAAAESPRVTLPQPVSPAVRRLLTEHGLDPSQIPAAGKGGRLTKQDVLDFLESRKSPPIAEEPRTPAPISTPLANSDSRERRVPMTRLRARIAERMLQSQQNTATLTTFNEVNLQKVFEIRNAYKARFEQEHKVKLGFMSFFVKATVEALKRYPIINASIEGDEIVYHDYYDIGLAVSTDRGLVVPILRNADTLGFGAIEKAVVDFARKARDGKLSYEELSGGTFSITNGGIFGSMLSTPILNPPQSGILGMHAIKERPVVEDGQIVIRPMIYLAFSYDHRLIDGREAVSFLFTIKELLEDPVRLVLEV; via the coding sequence ATGCGCATTGAAGTCGCAGTACCCAACCTTCCGGAATCCGTTCAAGACGCTACTGTCCTACAATGGCACAAGCGCCCCGGCGAGAAGGTCGGCAAGGGTGAAACCTTGGTCGAGTTGGAAACCGATAAAGTCGTGCTGGATGTGCCCGCACCGGACGATGGCATCTTGGCCGAAGTGAAGTGCGAAAAAAGTGCCGTCGTGGGGGCAGGTGCGATCCTCGCCCTACTTGACACGGCCCTGGACGCCATCGCCTCCGAGATGCCACCACCGATGGCGCCATTGCAAGCGTCACCGACGCCCCAAGCCTTTGCTGCCGCAGCGGCGGCGGCGGAATCGCCGCGCGTCACCCTGCCCCAGCCAGTCAGTCCGGCCGTGAGGCGGCTGCTCACCGAGCATGGGCTCGACCCGTCACAGATCCCGGCTGCGGGAAAGGGCGGACGCTTGACCAAGCAGGACGTCCTGGACTTTCTCGAATCGCGCAAGTCGCCACCAATTGCAGAGGAACCAAGGACGCCCGCACCAATTTCAACGCCTTTGGCCAATTCGGACTCACGCGAGCGGCGCGTACCCATGACCCGATTGCGGGCGCGCATCGCCGAGCGCATGCTGCAGTCACAGCAGAATACGGCGACGCTGACGACGTTTAATGAAGTCAATCTGCAGAAAGTGTTCGAGATCCGCAATGCCTACAAGGCGCGCTTCGAACAGGAACACAAGGTCAAGCTGGGCTTCATGTCGTTTTTCGTCAAAGCGACGGTGGAAGCGCTGAAGCGCTATCCCATCATCAATGCCTCCATCGAGGGCGACGAGATTGTCTACCACGACTACTACGACATAGGTCTCGCGGTTTCCACCGACCGCGGGCTGGTGGTGCCCATTCTGCGCAACGCGGATACGCTGGGTTTCGGCGCGATCGAAAAAGCGGTGGTAGATTTCGCCCGCAAGGCGCGCGACGGAAAACTCAGCTACGAGGAATTGTCCGGAGGCACTTTCAGCATCACCAATGGCGGCATCTTCGGCTCCATGCTCTCAACCCCGATCCTGAATCCCCCACAGAGTGGGATTCTAGGCATGCACGCCATCAAGGAACGGCCGGTGGTAGAAGACGGCCAGATCGTGATACGCCCCATGATCTATCTGGCCTTCTCTTATGACCATCGTCTCATAGACGGGCGCGAAGCCGTTTCCTTCCTGTTCACTATCAAGGAATTGCTGGAAGATCCGGTTAGATTGGTCTTGGAAGTTTGA
- the fusA gene encoding elongation factor G gives MTDLSLYRNIGIFAHVDAGKTTTTERILKLTGKIHKIGEVHDGAATTDFMEQEQERGITIQSAATTCFWKDHRFNIIDTPGHVDFTIEVYRSLKVLDGGIGVFCGSGGVEPQSETNWRYANDSEVSRVIYVNKLDRIGADFFRVVKQIKDVLGAYPLVMTLPIGREESFVGMVELLTRKAWIWDESGDPMKYEIKDVPADMVDDVEKWRADLVEKVVEQDDDVMEKYLEGEEPDVDTLKRLIRKGTIKLDFFPTYCGSSFKNKGVQLVLDAVIDYLPNPTEVKPQPEVDLEGNETGEYATVDPERPLRALAFKIMDDRYGALTFVRLYSGRMEKGTTVLNTFTGKTERIGRIVEMHANNRNELDSAQAGDIVAVLGMKNVQTGHTLCDPDQPATLEPMVFPDPVISIAVSPKDKGSNEKMGVALGKMVQEDPSFHVETDQESGETILKGMGELHLDIKVDILKRTHGVEVNVGKPQVAYRETITKRVEDGYTHKKQTGGSGQYAKIDYIIEPGEPGSGFTFESSVTGGNVPREFWPAVEKGFKGMLGKGVLAGYPCVDLKVNLTDGGFHPVDSSAIAFEIAAQSAFRQTVPKASPQLMEPIMKVDVFTPDAHVGDVIGDLNRRRGMIKSQEAGVTGVRIKAEVPLSEMFGYIGDLRTMTSGRGQFSMEFSHYMPCPKNVSDVVIKEAQERAAAKK, from the coding sequence ATGACGGATCTGTCACTTTACAGAAACATTGGTATCTTCGCCCATGTGGATGCCGGTAAGACCACCACGACCGAGCGAATTCTGAAGCTCACCGGTAAGATTCATAAGATCGGCGAGGTTCACGACGGCGCGGCTACCACCGACTTCATGGAGCAGGAACAAGAGCGCGGCATCACCATTCAGTCCGCGGCGACGACCTGTTTCTGGAAAGATCACCGCTTCAACATCATCGACACGCCCGGCCACGTGGACTTCACCATCGAAGTCTATCGCTCGCTGAAGGTGCTGGACGGTGGGATCGGTGTATTCTGCGGTTCGGGCGGCGTTGAGCCGCAGTCGGAGACCAACTGGCGCTACGCCAATGATTCCGAAGTTTCCCGCGTCATCTACGTCAACAAGCTGGACCGTATCGGCGCGGACTTTTTCCGCGTGGTCAAGCAGATCAAGGATGTCCTGGGGGCTTACCCGCTGGTCATGACCTTGCCCATCGGGCGCGAGGAGAGCTTTGTCGGCATGGTCGAACTACTGACTCGCAAGGCCTGGATCTGGGACGAATCCGGCGACCCGATGAAGTACGAGATCAAGGACGTGCCCGCCGACATGGTGGACGACGTCGAAAAATGGCGCGCCGATCTGGTCGAGAAGGTCGTCGAGCAGGATGACGATGTCATGGAGAAGTACCTGGAAGGCGAAGAGCCGGATGTCGATACGCTCAAGCGTCTGATCCGCAAGGGCACCATCAAGTTGGACTTCTTCCCGACCTACTGCGGTTCGTCTTTCAAGAACAAAGGCGTGCAGTTGGTGCTGGATGCCGTTATCGACTACCTGCCGAACCCGACGGAAGTGAAGCCGCAGCCTGAGGTCGATCTGGAAGGCAACGAAACCGGCGAGTACGCCACCGTCGATCCGGAGCGTCCACTGCGCGCATTGGCTTTCAAGATCATGGACGACCGCTATGGCGCGCTGACCTTCGTGCGCCTGTATTCGGGCAGGATGGAGAAGGGCACCACTGTTCTGAACACCTTTACGGGCAAGACCGAGCGCATTGGCCGTATCGTCGAGATGCACGCCAACAACCGCAACGAACTGGATTCCGCACAGGCTGGTGACATTGTGGCGGTGCTGGGCATGAAGAACGTGCAGACCGGCCATACCCTCTGCGATCCGGATCAGCCCGCGACCCTGGAGCCCATGGTCTTTCCCGATCCGGTTATCTCCATCGCCGTTTCCCCCAAGGACAAGGGTTCCAATGAGAAGATGGGTGTCGCTCTGGGCAAAATGGTTCAGGAGGATCCTTCTTTCCATGTGGAAACCGATCAGGAAAGCGGCGAAACCATCCTCAAGGGTATGGGCGAACTGCACCTGGACATCAAGGTGGACATTCTCAAGCGTACCCACGGCGTGGAAGTGAACGTCGGCAAGCCGCAGGTGGCCTATCGCGAAACCATCACCAAGCGCGTCGAGGACGGCTACACCCACAAGAAGCAGACCGGCGGTTCCGGTCAGTACGCCAAGATTGACTACATCATCGAGCCGGGCGAACCCGGCAGCGGTTTCACGTTCGAGTCCAGCGTGACCGGCGGCAACGTGCCGCGTGAGTTCTGGCCCGCGGTTGAGAAGGGCTTCAAGGGCATGCTGGGCAAGGGCGTTCTGGCAGGGTATCCCTGCGTGGACCTGAAGGTGAACCTGACCGACGGTGGCTTCCACCCGGTTGACTCGTCCGCCATTGCCTTCGAAATCGCCGCGCAGTCGGCATTCCGCCAGACGGTGCCGAAGGCGTCTCCGCAGTTGATGGAACCGATCATGAAGGTGGATGTGTTCACCCCGGATGCTCATGTGGGCGACGTGATCGGTGACCTGAACCGCCGCCGCGGCATGATCAAGTCTCAGGAAGCGGGTGTCACCGGTGTCCGTATCAAGGCAGAGGTGCCGCTTTCCGAGATGTTCGGCTACATCGGCGATCTGCGCACCATGACCTCGGGGCGTGGCCAGTTCTCCATGGAGTTCTCGCACTACATGCCATGTCCGAAGAACGTGTCCGACGTGGTCATCAAGGAAGCACAGGAACGCGCTGCCGCGAAAAAGTAA
- a CDS encoding tyrosine-type recombinase/integrase yields the protein MATIEKRETQDGKTSYRVKVRLKGYPVQSETFTRLTDAKKWAQQTEAAIREGRHFKTAEAKRHTLGELIDRYMRDVLPTERPKEQKKKTTNLNRWKDELGHALLADITPAAIVSVRDKLSSETTPRGKPRGAATVTSYMNALGAALTLAVNEWGWLDDSPMRKVKRPSAPRGRVRYLSDEERAALLAACRESSNAALYPAVVLALSTGMRQGEILGLYWREPKIPPLHRAWGVVDMAAAKITLHLTKNGERRVVPLVGHALDCVRELAKVRRLDTDLLFPGKSDPNEPIDLRQPWEVAIERAEIHDFRFHDLRHSAASYLAMNGASLAEIAETLGHKTLQMVKRYAHLSDAHVSSVVERMNSKIFG from the coding sequence ATGGCAACCATCGAGAAGCGTGAGACACAAGACGGAAAGACCAGTTACCGGGTAAAGGTCCGCCTGAAAGGCTATCCAGTGCAATCAGAAACCTTCACCAGATTGACCGATGCCAAGAAGTGGGCGCAACAGACCGAGGCCGCAATTAGGGAGGGCCGTCACTTCAAAACGGCAGAAGCCAAACGCCACACTCTGGGAGAACTTATCGACAGGTATATGCGGGACGTCTTGCCTACCGAAAGACCGAAGGAGCAGAAGAAAAAAACGACCAACCTTAACCGCTGGAAGGATGAGCTAGGTCATGCCTTGTTGGCAGACATTACGCCCGCCGCAATTGTTTCGGTCCGTGACAAGCTGTCGAGCGAAACAACGCCCAGAGGAAAGCCGAGAGGGGCGGCGACGGTTACCAGTTATATGAATGCCCTTGGTGCTGCGCTGACCCTAGCAGTGAATGAATGGGGATGGCTGGACGATTCCCCAATGCGAAAAGTGAAAAGGCCAAGCGCACCTCGTGGCCGCGTACGCTACCTATCCGACGAAGAACGCGCTGCCCTGCTGGCCGCTTGCCGCGAGTCATCGAACGCGGCGCTTTATCCTGCCGTGGTGTTGGCGCTGTCAACTGGAATGCGCCAAGGAGAAATATTAGGCCTGTATTGGAGGGAGCCCAAAATCCCGCCGCTTCATCGCGCCTGGGGGGTGGTAGACATGGCCGCCGCGAAAATCACGCTACATCTAACCAAAAATGGCGAGAGGCGCGTAGTTCCCTTAGTGGGTCACGCATTGGACTGTGTGCGGGAGCTTGCCAAGGTGCGGCGACTGGATACCGATTTGCTTTTTCCCGGCAAGTCAGACCCAAACGAACCCATAGACCTTCGCCAACCTTGGGAAGTCGCCATAGAACGGGCAGAGATTCATGATTTTCGCTTCCATGACCTACGTCATAGCGCCGCGTCATATCTAGCCATGAACGGTGCAAGCTTGGCGGAAATTGCCGAAACCTTGGGCCATAAAACCTTGCAAATGGTGAAGCGCTACGCCCACCTGTCCGACGCGCATGTTTCCAGCGTGGTTGAACGGATGAACTCCAAGATTTTCGGATAG
- a CDS encoding CHC2 zinc finger domain-containing protein: MDGGLCPFHADGRAGSFRVHLETGAFCCFACGAKGGDIVAFVQQREGLSFQDALTKLADEWGV; the protein is encoded by the coding sequence GTGGACGGTGGTCTTTGCCCGTTCCACGCCGATGGGCGAGCCGGTTCCTTTCGGGTTCATCTGGAAACCGGGGCATTCTGCTGCTTCGCATGTGGAGCCAAGGGCGGGGATATTGTGGCTTTTGTCCAGCAACGGGAGGGGCTGAGTTTTCAAGATGCCCTAACCAAGCTGGCCGATGAATGGGGGGTGTGA